From the genome of Streptomyces sp. NBC_01116, one region includes:
- a CDS encoding class I adenylate-forming enzyme family protein: protein MPHTHPSPSPASDDAAARAERVRRAARIEASLTGPGAPFAVVVGEQGTPEYADGPRTLREFVETTWAYRDTPFLIAGEQRYSYAEFFAAASALAVRLRERYGLRSGDRAVIAMRNHPEWQIAFWAAQLAGIVAVPLNAWWTEDEFVHALEDCEPGVLLVDGERLGRVSGWARRTGARVVLFHGDHAEVDESGLRVERYEEFPAPDPLAAPPDVEPRPEDDATILYTSGTTGRPKGAVATHLAQAGAALNPRYHAAASALARGVIPGQGPAPVSLMTFPFFHVAAFTGFYGAMAAGGTLVLMHRWDADEALRLIRAHRVTHFAGVPTTGLQLLEAAERSGDGLEGLTLFSTGGAPAPPALVARLTARYGERVEPRNGYGLTETSGGVLAHFGDEYRAEPGGAGRPTPVTEVRIAGPSGEELPDGAAGELWLRGQSLFRGYWRDAAATEEAFGDGGWFRTGDLAVRREGRVSIVDRLKDVVIRGGENVYCVEVEGVLHDHPDVADAAVLGIPHPVLGEEVAAVVRPRPGAGVTAGGLREHVGARLAAFKVPARVLFTDEELPRNATGKLLKHRLRAFAEGAEEGAG, encoded by the coding sequence GTGCCGCACACCCACCCGTCCCCGTCCCCGGCGTCCGACGACGCCGCAGCCCGAGCGGAACGCGTCCGGCGCGCCGCGCGCATCGAGGCCTCCCTCACCGGGCCCGGCGCGCCCTTCGCCGTGGTCGTCGGAGAGCAGGGGACGCCGGAGTACGCCGACGGGCCGCGCACACTGCGGGAGTTCGTGGAGACCACCTGGGCCTACCGGGACACGCCGTTCCTCATCGCCGGCGAACAGCGTTACTCCTACGCCGAGTTCTTCGCCGCCGCCTCCGCGCTCGCCGTACGCCTGCGGGAGCGGTACGGGCTCCGTTCCGGCGACCGGGCCGTGATCGCGATGCGGAACCATCCCGAGTGGCAGATCGCCTTCTGGGCGGCCCAGTTGGCCGGTATCGTCGCCGTACCGCTCAACGCCTGGTGGACCGAGGACGAGTTCGTCCACGCCCTGGAGGACTGCGAGCCCGGGGTGCTCCTGGTGGACGGGGAGCGGCTGGGGCGGGTCTCCGGCTGGGCCCGGCGGACCGGGGCGCGCGTCGTCCTCTTCCACGGGGACCACGCCGAGGTGGACGAATCCGGACTGCGCGTCGAGCGGTACGAGGAGTTCCCCGCCCCCGACCCGCTGGCCGCGCCGCCCGACGTGGAGCCCCGGCCCGAGGACGACGCCACGATCCTCTACACCTCCGGCACCACCGGTCGCCCCAAGGGCGCGGTGGCCACCCATCTCGCCCAGGCCGGGGCCGCGCTCAACCCCCGCTACCACGCGGCGGCCTCCGCGCTGGCGCGCGGCGTCATCCCGGGGCAGGGGCCCGCGCCCGTGTCCCTGATGACGTTCCCGTTCTTCCACGTCGCCGCGTTCACCGGCTTCTACGGGGCGATGGCGGCCGGCGGCACCCTCGTCCTGATGCACAGGTGGGACGCGGACGAGGCGCTGCGGCTGATCCGGGCGCACCGCGTCACGCACTTCGCCGGGGTCCCCACCACCGGGCTCCAGCTGCTGGAGGCCGCGGAGCGGAGCGGGGACGGGCTGGAGGGCCTCACGCTGTTCAGCACCGGGGGAGCCCCCGCCCCGCCCGCCCTGGTCGCCCGCCTCACCGCCCGGTACGGCGAACGCGTCGAGCCCCGCAACGGCTACGGCCTCACCGAGACCAGCGGCGGCGTCCTCGCGCACTTCGGGGACGAGTACCGGGCGGAGCCGGGCGGCGCGGGACGGCCCACCCCGGTCACCGAGGTGAGGATCGCCGGGCCGTCGGGCGAGGAGCTGCCAGACGGGGCGGCGGGGGAGCTGTGGCTGCGCGGACAGTCGCTGTTCCGCGGCTACTGGCGCGACGCGGCGGCGACGGAGGAGGCCTTCGGCGACGGCGGCTGGTTCCGTACGGGGGACCTCGCCGTACGCCGTGAGGGGCGGGTCTCCATCGTGGACCGGCTCAAGGACGTGGTGATCCGGGGCGGCGAGAACGTGTACTGCGTCGAGGTCGAGGGCGTCCTGCACGACCACCCGGATGTGGCCGACGCCGCCGTCCTCGGCATCCCGCACCCGGTGCTGGGGGAGGAGGTGGCGGCCGTCGTCCGGCCGCGCCCCGGGGCCGGGGTCACCGCCGGGGGCCTGCGCGAGCACGTGGGCGCGAGGCTCGCCGCCTTCAAGGTGCCCGCCCGGGTGCTGTTCACCGACGAGGAGCTTCCGCGCAACGCCACCGGGAAGCTCCTCAAGCACCGCCTCCGCGCCTTCGCGGAGGGCGCCGAGGAAGGCGCCGGATAG
- a CDS encoding N-acetylmuramoyl-L-alanine amidase, whose translation MADPLSAAAFLAALRAEGVKVVETTGWRTHNRNSKGKWGPVHGVMIHHTVTEGTASTVALCRNGHSALPGPLCHGVIAKDGTVHLVGYGRANHAGLGDDDVLKAVVAEKALPTDNEANTDGNARFYGFECENLGDGKDPWPAVQREAIIRASAALLRAHGWGKAGSTSVIGHAEWQPGKIDPRGISGGMDGIRKNVAERLKHAASWSPPSAPKPPAPPKPPTDTERITALEKRVTALEKEK comes from the coding sequence ATGGCCGATCCGCTGTCCGCCGCCGCGTTCCTTGCGGCCCTGCGCGCCGAGGGCGTGAAGGTCGTTGAGACAACCGGCTGGCGCACCCACAACCGCAACTCGAAGGGCAAGTGGGGCCCCGTCCACGGGGTGATGATCCACCACACCGTGACCGAGGGCACCGCGTCCACCGTCGCCCTGTGCCGCAACGGGCACTCCGCCCTGCCGGGCCCGCTGTGCCACGGCGTCATCGCGAAGGACGGGACGGTGCACCTCGTCGGGTACGGGCGGGCGAACCACGCGGGCCTGGGCGACGACGACGTGCTGAAGGCCGTCGTTGCGGAGAAGGCGCTGCCCACCGACAACGAGGCGAACACCGACGGCAACGCCCGCTTCTACGGGTTCGAGTGCGAGAACCTCGGCGACGGCAAGGACCCCTGGCCCGCAGTCCAGCGTGAGGCGATCATCCGGGCGTCCGCGGCGCTGCTGCGGGCGCACGGCTGGGGCAAGGCCGGGTCCACCTCGGTGATCGGCCACGCGGAGTGGCAGCCGGGGAAGATCGACCCGCGCGGCATCAGCGGCGGGATGGACGGGATCCGGAAGAACGTGGCCGAGCGGCTGAAGCACGCCGCGTCGTGGTCCCCGCCGAGCGCCCCGAAGCCGCCGGCCCCGCCGAAGCCGCCCACGGACACGGAGCGGATCACCGCTCTGGAGAAGCGCGTCACCGCGCTGGAGAAGGAGAAGTAG
- a CDS encoding phage major capsid protein, producing the protein MSQFIKQIHERRNALWEQAKELLDAAEARKEDLAGEEEQTWQRLNNEIDQIDLRVKSLLDAEQRTKDADEAFRSLLAKPETQERKSAEGDSELRRWARGEMRGFDVAAPEGVAFRDLTKGTATAGGNTVPTTFYGQLMAHLIEVSGIMSAGPTVLNTASGETIEMPVTTAFSSAALTAEATALTESDPAFAKRSLGAYKYGVLLQISSELLADTGVDLQGFLSMQSGRALGNAFGTHAITGDGSSKPTGVMVTATTGKTGATSVAGAFTADDLIDLYYSVISPYRNSSSCGWLMRDATLGAARKLKDQQGQYLWQPSIQVGTPDQLLGKPVHTDPNVAAVGLSAKSVGFGDFSQYYVRMAGGVRFERSDDYAFNTDLVTYRAIIRADGLLVDQTGAVKVFAGGAS; encoded by the coding sequence ATGTCCCAGTTCATCAAGCAGATTCACGAGCGCCGCAACGCCCTGTGGGAGCAGGCGAAGGAGCTGCTCGACGCAGCCGAAGCCCGGAAGGAGGACCTCGCGGGCGAAGAGGAGCAGACGTGGCAGCGGCTCAACAACGAGATCGACCAGATCGACCTCCGGGTCAAGTCGCTTCTGGACGCCGAGCAGCGGACCAAGGACGCCGACGAGGCGTTCCGGTCGCTCCTCGCGAAGCCGGAGACCCAGGAGCGCAAAAGCGCCGAGGGAGACTCGGAGTTGCGCCGGTGGGCCCGCGGCGAGATGCGCGGCTTCGACGTGGCCGCGCCCGAGGGGGTCGCGTTCCGTGACCTGACCAAGGGCACGGCGACTGCCGGTGGCAACACGGTTCCGACCACGTTCTACGGGCAGCTGATGGCGCACCTCATCGAGGTGTCCGGCATCATGTCGGCCGGCCCGACGGTCCTGAACACGGCATCGGGCGAGACGATCGAGATGCCCGTCACCACCGCGTTCTCCAGCGCGGCGCTGACGGCTGAGGCGACTGCCCTGACGGAGTCTGACCCGGCGTTCGCAAAGCGGTCCCTGGGCGCGTACAAGTACGGCGTACTGCTCCAGATCAGCAGCGAGCTGCTGGCCGACACCGGCGTCGACCTCCAGGGGTTCCTGTCCATGCAGTCCGGGCGGGCGCTCGGCAACGCGTTCGGCACGCACGCCATCACCGGCGACGGATCGAGCAAGCCGACCGGCGTCATGGTGACCGCGACGACCGGCAAGACCGGCGCCACCAGCGTCGCGGGCGCGTTCACGGCGGACGACCTCATCGACCTGTACTACTCGGTGATCTCCCCGTACCGGAACAGCTCCAGCTGCGGCTGGCTGATGCGCGACGCCACCCTCGGGGCGGCCCGGAAGCTCAAGGACCAGCAGGGCCAGTACCTGTGGCAGCCGTCCATCCAGGTCGGCACCCCGGACCAGCTGCTGGGCAAGCCGGTCCACACCGACCCGAACGTCGCCGCGGTCGGCCTGTCCGCCAAGTCGGTCGGGTTCGGTGACTTCTCCCAGTACTACGTCCGCATGGCGGGCGGGGTCCGGTTCGAGCGGTCCGACGACTACGCGTTCAACACCGACCTCGTCACCTACCGGGCGATCATCCGGGCCGACGGCCTGCTGGTCGACCAGACCGGTGCGGTCAAGGTCTTCGCGGGTGGCGCGAGCTGA
- a CDS encoding phage tail tube protein gives MAIGSGLGGQIGIAAESSYGTFVAPAKFIEPTKESLQLKKTTAQSAGIASGRLVALSSRRVVTQRQASGSLEMEVTNKAMGTLLQTLMGTTVTPVQQAATAAYLQTHILADTAGKSLTIQKGVPLTTGTVTDKTFLGCKVISAEFSCEVGGMLLATFEIDAKDCDETQTLAVATYPAMSPFNFTQMSVKTGTYSSETALDGIRKMSVKIERPMAVERFYAGQSGLKKEPISNDQVKITGSIETDYVATTLDDLHTSDAATSLVWDFTGPLIAATHYERFTVKVPAIRIDDAPPVIDGFDVIKPTYAFTGLYDGTNPTSIEYMSTDTAL, from the coding sequence ATGGCGATCGGTTCAGGGCTCGGCGGCCAGATCGGTATCGCGGCCGAGAGCAGCTACGGCACGTTCGTCGCGCCGGCGAAGTTCATCGAGCCGACGAAGGAGAGCCTTCAGCTCAAGAAGACGACGGCCCAGTCGGCGGGCATTGCGTCGGGCCGCCTGGTGGCGCTGTCGTCCCGTCGGGTGGTGACGCAGCGGCAGGCGTCCGGCAGCCTGGAGATGGAGGTCACCAACAAGGCCATGGGGACCTTGCTGCAAACGCTGATGGGTACGACGGTGACCCCGGTGCAGCAGGCGGCCACGGCGGCATATCTCCAGACGCACATCCTCGCGGACACCGCAGGGAAGTCGTTGACGATCCAGAAGGGCGTGCCGCTGACCACGGGCACGGTCACCGACAAGACGTTCCTCGGGTGCAAGGTCATCAGCGCTGAGTTCTCGTGCGAGGTCGGCGGGATGCTGCTGGCGACGTTCGAGATCGACGCGAAGGACTGCGACGAGACGCAGACCCTGGCGGTCGCGACGTACCCGGCCATGAGCCCGTTCAACTTCACGCAGATGTCGGTGAAGACCGGGACCTACTCGTCCGAGACGGCGCTCGACGGCATCCGCAAGATGTCCGTGAAGATCGAGCGGCCGATGGCCGTCGAGCGCTTCTACGCCGGGCAGAGCGGTCTCAAGAAGGAGCCCATCTCGAACGACCAGGTGAAGATCACCGGGAGCATCGAGACGGACTACGTCGCCACCACTCTCGACGACCTGCACACCAGCGACGCCGCGACCAGTCTCGTCTGGGACTTCACTGGCCCGCTGATCGCGGCAACGCACTACGAGCGGTTCACGGTCAAGGTCCCCGCGATCCGGATCGATGACGCGCCGCCGGTCATCGACGGCTTCGACGTCATCAAGCCGACCTATGCCTTCACCGGCCTGTACGACGGCACCAACCCGACGTCCATCGAGTACATGTCCACGGACACCGCGCTGTAG
- a CDS encoding ATP-binding domain-containing protein: protein MSTSIRDDDEILAGEQRAVDHAYDCYATKLAELGGTSAATASASGKDGIANRAAAEARAEAYGGLGDEALVFSRVDAPEDPGGEPRPWYIGRRGVSDATREPVVLLWTSPLAKKWIETRPEAPGEVVLRRQLRCVRRAVQSYFDEISTAPVPGSVPVPVPAPVPASAPETVPSASPSTSTPDPEPPDASGADVLPEPAVPEPRRAADDGVGEEPDASSVPDRVPAPAPGEVVRRQRRKALQPDDFLLRELQRSRGGRMRDIVETIRRDQMELVTGSPSDILVVQGGPGTGKSAVGLHRVTWLVNNEHFKAQDILVIGPHQRFLDYVGQVLPTLGTRDVNAVQLDRLWEGGILGADSPKASLVKSDERMAAVLRRRVESDFRPDALDPLTAVPSFKGDEPGIVVTAGSTTLRVPKSEVLALLEQAHADDGPFRERRERFRGLFVDRLLRELADIAPRRGQAGTIRRDLERNRRVERLVERVWPAPGPREALRSLYDSADLLRECADGILDADEQAALLRPRAATADADPWSLADQVCLEELRVLISGDTPPRYGHIVIDEAQDLTPMQARSLRRRSAAGGSMTVLGDLAQATGVHIPTSWDLLGALLSDQGDWSVAQLTTSYRVPAEIMEFVAPLARTVAPGLPYPRAVRAAGAAAVRTVASESERLLDDTVAHVARLMGTSDGSTPRSVAVIVPDDTDWAEVISRRIDDDGDLGGVTREAVSVLAVSQVKGMEYDHVLVVEPAAIADRGPAGLRQLYVALTRSTQSLTVLHTAPLPQVLTGSGDAQAPDTDTDTVADVGTDADTVAEAEVSAVADVEAEAAGVDRPEGGGSERHPRIGTDVRVEVVGRAPGGRYKVKPLAPMIGRPLVLTVRHGSVPPVMGERLDCWVFANDTSQTVLTADQRGRSPVSERMAGRYLAALDVLEELTGGDGDVPDARSRLSELQGMANRILRRDQADWVAVLHLFGDPDRELLGVLRDLAATTNRALKEGIFDAGRLAQGLDASGWAGPLAEARRALQECFGAATEADVEPNGKADAEADVEPNGKADVEADVVPGVEPDAERNLAPNSDSTLPVAPAQPDQKEEEEEEGQMTTADTIAATPAATTKDGFLRALEAAAGADRICKKHEALRHALKAALLWADLQPSDSSVVDVSCVTPHGLFLYEVLGAGRSSYADLRSGATRLLEINHTLPAAADDLYLVLSEPPAEGWSVDTIRDVFRVNVIWHSPSGWSGEKAALLFGVSG, encoded by the coding sequence ATGAGCACCAGCATCCGGGACGACGACGAGATCCTCGCCGGCGAACAGCGGGCAGTGGACCACGCGTACGACTGCTATGCCACGAAACTGGCCGAGTTGGGTGGTACATCCGCCGCTACCGCTTCGGCGAGCGGGAAGGACGGGATCGCCAACCGGGCCGCGGCGGAGGCCCGGGCCGAAGCCTACGGAGGGCTCGGCGACGAAGCTCTGGTCTTCTCCCGCGTCGACGCGCCGGAGGACCCGGGAGGAGAGCCCCGCCCCTGGTACATCGGGCGGCGTGGCGTGAGCGACGCCACGCGTGAACCGGTGGTCCTGCTGTGGACCAGCCCCCTGGCGAAGAAGTGGATCGAGACCCGGCCCGAGGCCCCGGGCGAGGTGGTCCTGCGGCGGCAGCTGCGCTGCGTGCGGCGGGCCGTCCAGAGCTACTTCGACGAGATCTCCACGGCACCCGTGCCCGGGTCTGTGCCGGTCCCGGTTCCGGCTCCCGTGCCGGCTTCGGCTCCGGAAACCGTCCCGTCCGCGTCCCCGTCCACCTCGACACCGGACCCCGAGCCCCCGGACGCCTCCGGGGCCGACGTCCTGCCGGAGCCCGCCGTGCCGGAGCCCCGTCGGGCCGCCGACGACGGCGTGGGGGAGGAGCCGGACGCGTCCTCCGTACCGGACCGTGTGCCGGCCCCCGCCCCCGGCGAAGTCGTACGACGGCAGCGGCGCAAGGCCCTCCAGCCCGACGACTTCCTGCTGCGGGAGCTCCAGCGGTCGCGCGGCGGGCGGATGCGGGACATCGTCGAGACCATCCGCCGCGACCAGATGGAGCTGGTCACCGGTTCGCCTTCGGACATCCTCGTCGTCCAGGGCGGCCCCGGTACCGGCAAGTCGGCGGTCGGTCTCCACCGGGTGACCTGGCTCGTCAACAACGAGCACTTCAAGGCCCAGGACATTCTCGTCATCGGCCCCCACCAGCGGTTCCTCGACTACGTCGGACAGGTCCTGCCCACCCTCGGCACCCGGGACGTCAACGCCGTACAACTGGACCGCCTGTGGGAGGGCGGCATCCTCGGCGCCGACTCGCCGAAGGCGAGCCTCGTGAAGTCGGACGAGCGCATGGCTGCCGTGCTGCGGCGCCGCGTCGAGAGCGACTTCCGCCCCGATGCCCTCGACCCTCTCACGGCCGTTCCCTCGTTCAAGGGCGACGAACCCGGGATCGTCGTCACCGCCGGCAGTACGACACTCCGTGTGCCGAAGTCCGAGGTCCTCGCCCTGCTCGAACAGGCCCATGCCGACGACGGGCCCTTCCGGGAGCGACGCGAACGCTTCCGCGGCCTCTTCGTCGACCGACTCCTGAGAGAGCTCGCCGACATCGCGCCGCGCCGGGGACAGGCCGGGACGATCCGCCGCGACCTGGAGCGCAACCGCCGGGTCGAGCGCCTCGTCGAACGCGTCTGGCCGGCCCCCGGCCCCCGGGAGGCGCTGCGCAGCCTCTACGACTCGGCCGACCTTCTGCGGGAGTGCGCCGACGGCATCCTCGACGCGGACGAACAGGCGGCCCTCCTGCGGCCCCGCGCCGCCACGGCCGATGCCGATCCGTGGTCCCTCGCCGACCAGGTCTGCCTCGAAGAGCTCCGCGTGCTGATCAGCGGGGACACCCCGCCGAGGTACGGCCACATCGTGATCGACGAGGCGCAGGACCTCACGCCCATGCAGGCGCGTTCCCTGCGGCGGCGCAGTGCCGCCGGCGGCTCCATGACCGTCCTGGGCGACCTCGCGCAGGCGACGGGCGTCCACATCCCGACGAGCTGGGACCTGCTCGGCGCGCTCCTCTCCGACCAGGGCGACTGGAGCGTGGCCCAGCTGACCACCAGCTACCGCGTTCCCGCCGAGATCATGGAGTTCGTCGCCCCGCTCGCCCGGACGGTCGCACCGGGCCTCCCGTACCCGAGGGCGGTCCGGGCGGCGGGAGCGGCTGCCGTGCGGACCGTGGCGAGCGAGTCGGAGAGGCTGCTCGACGACACCGTCGCGCACGTGGCCCGGCTCATGGGCACCAGCGACGGCAGCACCCCCCGCTCCGTGGCCGTCATCGTTCCGGACGACACGGACTGGGCGGAGGTCATCAGCCGCAGGATCGACGACGACGGCGACCTCGGCGGAGTGACCCGCGAGGCCGTCTCCGTACTGGCCGTGTCGCAGGTCAAGGGCATGGAGTACGACCACGTCCTGGTCGTCGAGCCCGCCGCCATCGCCGATCGCGGTCCCGCCGGGCTGCGCCAGCTGTACGTGGCACTCACCCGCAGCACCCAGAGCCTGACCGTCCTGCACACTGCCCCGCTGCCGCAGGTGCTGACCGGTTCCGGGGACGCCCAGGCTCCGGACACGGACACGGACACCGTCGCGGACGTCGGTACGGATGCGGACACGGTGGCGGAGGCGGAGGTGTCAGCGGTAGCGGATGTGGAGGCTGAGGCGGCGGGCGTCGACCGGCCGGAGGGCGGCGGGTCCGAGCGGCACCCCCGGATCGGTACCGATGTCCGGGTCGAGGTCGTGGGCCGGGCCCCGGGGGGCCGCTACAAGGTCAAGCCGTTGGCGCCGATGATCGGCCGGCCGCTCGTCCTCACCGTCCGGCACGGATCGGTTCCGCCGGTGATGGGCGAGAGGCTGGACTGCTGGGTGTTCGCGAACGACACGAGTCAGACGGTGCTCACCGCCGATCAGCGTGGCCGGTCGCCCGTCTCGGAGCGCATGGCGGGGCGCTATCTCGCGGCGCTCGACGTGCTGGAGGAGCTGACCGGCGGCGACGGCGATGTTCCCGATGCCCGCAGCCGCCTCTCCGAGCTCCAGGGCATGGCCAACCGCATTCTCCGCCGGGACCAGGCGGACTGGGTCGCCGTACTCCACCTGTTCGGCGATCCGGACCGCGAGCTGCTCGGCGTTCTCCGCGACCTCGCCGCGACGACCAACCGTGCGCTCAAGGAGGGCATCTTCGACGCGGGGCGGCTCGCGCAGGGGCTGGACGCCTCCGGCTGGGCAGGTCCCCTCGCCGAGGCACGGCGAGCGCTTCAGGAGTGCTTCGGCGCTGCGACGGAGGCGGACGTGGAGCCGAACGGGAAGGCGGACGCGGAGGCGGACGTGGAGCCGAACGGGAAGGCGGACGTCGAGGCGGACGTGGTGCCCGGCGTGGAGCCGGACGCGGAGAGGAACCTGGCGCCGAACTCCGACAGCACGCTCCCCGTCGCCCCGGCGCAACCCGATCAGAAGGAAGAAGAGGAAGAAGAGGGACAGATGACCACCGCGGACACGATCGCCGCCACCCCGGCCGCGACCACGAAGGACGGTTTCCTCCGCGCGCTGGAAGCGGCTGCCGGGGCCGACCGCATCTGCAAGAAGCACGAGGCGCTCCGCCATGCGCTGAAGGCGGCACTCCTCTGGGCGGACCTCCAGCCGTCCGACTCCTCGGTCGTCGACGTCAGCTGCGTCACCCCGCACGGTCTCTTCCTCTACGAGGTCCTGGGCGCGGGCCGCTCCAGCTATGCGGACCTGCGATCGGGCGCGACCCGCCTGCTGGAGATCAACCACACGCTGCCCGCGGCGGCCGACGATCTCTACCTGGTCCTCTCCGAACCGCCGGCCGAGGGCTGGTCCGTGGACACGATTCGCGATGTCTTCCGCGTCAATGTCATCTGGCACAGCCCGTCCGGCTGGAGCGGCGAGAAGGCGGCCCTCCTTTTCGGGGTTTCTGGATGA
- a CDS encoding multiprotein-bridging factor 1 family protein, whose translation MDADLTTGERIRALRESRGMSRPVLAELCGRGPDWLKKIETGERDLTSHPLLLRLAAALQVADLSVITGTDTPAAAATAVPLGRLSHPGMPDIWSAVMARSLTPAAAGPVDPAALQGRVDQTWRLWHTSARNRTEVGALLPDLIRDGEHAVRTLDGEQRRRAQVALSDVYRLTGQATAYVAPAELAWVVADRALSAAQAADQPAAIAAASWNLGNILRETSYPEEALRVVEEAADLIRPHLDGAPEDWRGIYGALQLHAAVTVAREGKEGDAWRYWEKGDQVAKSLPAAYVHPSTVFGRANVDFHAVSVEVDLKKSQKAIGLADDIDPDTMPSVERRARLWVEVARGHLQRGDRTAALHVMQMAHRIGAETVAYTPSARTVAADLWRSAPRALRPEASRLAVDVGIVTA comes from the coding sequence ATGGACGCAGACCTCACCACCGGCGAGCGGATCCGCGCCCTGCGCGAGAGCCGCGGCATGTCCCGCCCGGTCCTCGCCGAGCTGTGCGGGCGCGGCCCGGACTGGCTGAAGAAGATCGAAACCGGCGAGCGGGACCTCACCTCGCACCCGCTGCTGCTTCGGCTCGCCGCGGCCCTCCAGGTCGCCGACCTGTCCGTCATCACCGGCACCGACACCCCGGCCGCCGCGGCAACGGCGGTCCCGCTCGGCCGTCTCTCGCACCCGGGGATGCCGGACATCTGGTCTGCGGTCATGGCCCGCTCGCTCACCCCGGCGGCGGCTGGCCCGGTGGACCCGGCTGCGCTCCAGGGGCGGGTGGATCAGACGTGGCGGCTGTGGCACACCTCGGCCCGGAATCGGACCGAGGTGGGGGCGCTCTTGCCCGACTTGATCCGGGACGGCGAGCACGCCGTGCGGACTCTGGACGGGGAGCAGCGGCGCCGGGCGCAGGTCGCTCTGTCGGACGTCTACCGGCTGACCGGGCAGGCCACCGCGTACGTGGCGCCGGCCGAGCTGGCGTGGGTGGTAGCGGACCGGGCGCTCTCAGCGGCTCAGGCGGCGGACCAGCCTGCGGCCATAGCGGCAGCCAGCTGGAACCTCGGCAACATCTTGAGGGAGACGTCCTACCCGGAGGAGGCGCTGCGTGTCGTCGAGGAGGCCGCAGATCTGATCCGTCCGCACCTCGACGGGGCGCCGGAGGACTGGCGCGGGATCTACGGTGCGCTCCAGCTCCACGCCGCGGTCACCGTCGCCCGGGAGGGGAAGGAGGGCGACGCGTGGCGGTACTGGGAGAAGGGTGACCAGGTCGCGAAGAGTCTGCCGGCCGCGTACGTCCACCCGAGCACGGTGTTCGGCCGGGCCAATGTCGACTTCCACGCGGTCAGCGTGGAAGTCGACCTGAAGAAGTCACAGAAGGCGATCGGCTTGGCCGACGACATCGACCCGGACACGATGCCGTCTGTGGAGCGCCGGGCCCGCCTGTGGGTGGAGGTCGCGCGCGGGCATCTCCAGCGCGGCGACCGGACGGCGGCGCTGCACGTGATGCAGATGGCACACCGCATCGGCGCCGAGACTGTGGCGTACACCCCGTCAGCTCGGACGGTGGCCGCGGACCTGTGGCGGTCGGCGCCGCGGGCACTGCGCCCCGAAGCGTCGCGCCTGGCCGTGGACGTGGGGATCGTCACCGCGTAA
- a CDS encoding helix-turn-helix domain-containing protein has protein sequence MPTDPLPDWVPVRRRAIGDTVRAARTAAGLTQEGLAGRAGLDRKTVNRLEQGITSPLLDHLLVIADALGVPLSDLVREERPPPRERQGPPGPPAP, from the coding sequence GTGCCCACCGACCCCCTGCCCGACTGGGTACCCGTCCGCCGCCGGGCCATCGGGGACACCGTGCGCGCCGCCCGCACCGCAGCCGGACTCACTCAGGAAGGGCTGGCCGGCCGCGCCGGACTCGACCGCAAGACAGTCAACCGGCTGGAGCAGGGCATCACTTCCCCGCTGCTTGACCACCTGCTCGTCATCGCCGACGCCCTCGGCGTTCCGCTGTCCGACCTCGTGCGTGAGGAGCGGCCCCCGCCGCGCGAGAGGCAGGGGCCGCCCGGCCCGCCCGCACCCTGA
- a CDS encoding head-tail connector protein, whose product MALLTLAEAKAQLDIETTTDDQELQRFIDGITAPIERYVGPVVTREVSENIEGRGDSMCLTHIPAVALVSIAPLLGGPALDISTLVLDGPAGMVWRKGGTFARTRWTVTYTAGRGTEVPPTIRLAALLLLQHLWRTQYGAARGGGGADDYSVTEPIPGFGYAIPNRVLELLEPYKLPPGVA is encoded by the coding sequence GTGGCACTGCTGACGCTGGCTGAGGCCAAGGCCCAGTTGGACATCGAGACGACCACGGACGACCAGGAGCTTCAGCGGTTCATCGACGGGATCACGGCGCCGATCGAGCGGTATGTGGGGCCGGTGGTGACGCGGGAGGTGTCCGAGAACATCGAGGGCCGCGGCGACAGCATGTGCCTCACCCACATTCCCGCGGTCGCGCTGGTGTCCATCGCGCCGCTACTGGGCGGCCCGGCCCTCGACATCAGCACGCTGGTGCTGGACGGACCGGCGGGCATGGTGTGGCGCAAGGGCGGCACGTTCGCCAGGACCCGGTGGACGGTGACGTACACGGCGGGCCGCGGTACTGAGGTTCCGCCCACCATCCGGCTGGCTGCACTGCTGCTGCTCCAACACCTGTGGCGCACGCAGTACGGGGCCGCGCGGGGCGGTGGCGGGGCCGACGACTACAGCGTGACGGAGCCCATCCCGGGCTTCGGGTACGCCATCCCCAACCGGGTGCTGGAGCTGCTGGAGCCGTACAAGCTGCCGCCGGGGGTGGCGTGA
- a CDS encoding holin: protein MAAPVEKKVTAASVAAYLASTGLLAILTVAQGDARLVEWMPDGLAPFVLALIPTAVTFVGGWAARHTPRGAAG, encoded by the coding sequence ATGGCTGCACCTGTGGAGAAGAAGGTCACCGCCGCGTCGGTCGCCGCGTACCTCGCGTCGACCGGGCTCCTCGCGATCCTCACGGTCGCGCAGGGTGATGCCCGCCTGGTGGAGTGGATGCCGGACGGGCTCGCCCCGTTCGTTCTGGCGCTGATTCCGACGGCGGTCACGTTCGTCGGCGGCTGGGCCGCCCGGCACACCCCGCGCGGCGCGGCCGGATGA